Proteins found in one Rhinolophus ferrumequinum isolate MPI-CBG mRhiFer1 chromosome 9, mRhiFer1_v1.p, whole genome shotgun sequence genomic segment:
- the LOC117027255 gene encoding guanylate-binding protein 6-like — MASGHNMMAPICLVENNNEQLSVNQKALQILDKISQPVVVVAIVGLYRTGKSYLMNHLAGQKDGFPLGCTVQSETKGIWMWCVPHPSKPSHTLVLLDTEGLGDVEKGDPKNDSWIFALAVLLSSSFVYNSVSTINHQALEQLHYVTELTELIRAKSSPSPKEVEDSSEFVSFFPDFIWTVRDFTLELKLNGHPITEDEYLENALKLVPGRNPKVQMSNLPREAIRHFFPKRKCFVFDRPTNDKELLANIENVTEAQLEPEFQEQTKNFCSYIFSQARTKTLREGITVTGKRLGTLVVTYVDAINSGAVPCLENAVTTLAQLENSAAVQKAADHYSEQMAQRVRFPTDTLQELLDLHAACEREAIQIFMENSFKDENQEFQKKLVKILNNKKESFLLQNEEASAKYCQAKLDQLSTALMESISAGTFSVSGGHKLYLEKKERIEWDYWQVPRKGVKANEVFHRFLQSQAAIEKSILQSDKVLTDGEKAIAEERARKQAAEKEQELLRQQLQEQQLRMEAQERSLQENIVQLKEKLERERENAIREQNMMLDHKLKVQRDLLIEGFRKESEEMNAEINYLKNMVANAQNDDTPWIARALDKIGREVTSILSLPAHLVGNFVSGFSSLLKNK, encoded by the exons ATGGCATCTGGACACAACATGATGGCTCCCATTTGTCTGGTGGAAAACAACAATGAGCAGCTGTCAGTGAACCAGAAAGCTCTACAGATTCTTGACAAGATTTCTCAGCCAGTGGTGGTCGTGGCCATTGTAGGACTATATCGTACAGGCAAATCCTACTTGATGAACCATCTTGCAGGACAGAAAGATG GTTTCCCTCTGGGCTGCACAGTGCAGTCTGAAACCAAGGGCATCTGGATGTGGTGTGTACCCCACCCCTCCAAGCCAAGTCACACCCTGGTCCTTCTGGACACCGAGGGCCTGGGTGATGTGGAAAAG GGCGACCCCAAGAATGACTCGTGGATCTTCGCGCTGGCCGTGCTTCTGAGCAGCAGCTTTGTCTACAACAGCGTGAGCACCATCAACCACCAGGCCCTGGAGCAGCTGCA TTATGTGACAGAGCTGACAGAACTCATCAGGGCAAAGTCCTCTCCTTCCCCGAAAGAAGTAGAAGATTCCTCAGAGTTTGTGAGTTTCTTTCCAGACTTTATCTGGACTGTACGGGATTTCACCCTGGAGCTGAAGTTAAACGGTCACCCTATCACAGAAGATGAGTACCTGGAGAATGCCTTGAAGCTGGTTCCAG gcaGAAATCCCAAAGTCCAAATGTCCAATCTTCCCAGAGAGGCCATCCGGCATTTCTTCCCCAAACGGAAATGTTTTGTCTTTGACCGGCcaacaaatgacaaagaactcCTAGCCAATATTGAGAATGTGACAGAAGCACAGCTGGAACCTGAATTCCAGGAACAAACGAAGAATTTCTGTTCTTATATCTTCAGCCAGGCGAGAACCAAGACCCTCAGAGAGGGAATCACGGTCACTGGGAAAC GGCTGGGGACTCTGGTGGTGACCTATGTGGATGCCATCAATAGTGGAGCAGTACCTTGTTTGGAAAATGCAGTGACAACTCTGGCCCAGCTTGAGAACTCAGCGGCTGTGCAGAAGGCAGCCGACCACTACAGTGAGCAGATGGCCCAGCGAGTGAGGTTCCCCACAGACACGCTCCAGGAGCTGCTGGACCTGCACGCAGCCTGTGAGAGAGAAGCCATTCAAATCTTCATGGAGAACTCCTTCAAGGATGAAAACCAGGAGTTCCAGAAGAAGCTTGTG aaaatcctaaacaaTAAGAAGGAGAGTTTCTTGCTGCAGAATGAAGAGGCATCTGCTAAATACTGCCAGGCTAAACTTGATCAACTTTCAACTGCCCTAATGGAGAGTATTTCAGCAGGAACATTCTCTGTTTCTGGAGGTCACAagctttacttggaaaaaaaggaaaggattgaATGGGACTATTGGCAAGTGCCCAGGAAAGGAGTGaag GCGAATGAGGTATTTCACAGGTTCCTGCAGTCACAGGCAGCCATAGAGAAATCCATCCTGCAGTCGGACAAAGTGCTCACTGATGGGGAGAAGGCCATAGCAG AGGAGCGAGCCAGGAAGCAGGCAGCTGAGAAGGAACAGGAGCTGCTGCGGCAGCAACTTCAGGAGCAGCAGCTGCGGATGGAGGCACAAGAGAGGAGTCTCCAGGAAAACATCGTCCAACTGAAGGAAAAgctggagagggaaagagaaaacgCAATAAGAGAGCAGAATATGATGCTGGACCATAAACTGAAG gtccaAAGAGATCTACTTATTGAAGGATTTAGAAAAGAATCTGAAGAGATGAATGCAgagataaattatttgaaaaatatggttGCTAATGCTCAAAATGATGATACTCCCTGGATAGCAAGAGCTTTGGACAAAATTGGCAGGGAGGTCACTTCAATATTGTCTCTTCCTGCTCATCTTGTTGGTAATTTTGTGTCAGGATTCAGctcattacttaaaaataaatag